A DNA window from Maribellus comscasis contains the following coding sequences:
- a CDS encoding DNA alkylation repair protein — MPEKLKDILFPKEKVELFGRVLKEEYPPFDSENFVASVCDKNWPARELKEKMRHTTLCLHKYLPDDFSEAVKTLQNIVPKVTGFEAIVLPDYIEVYGIDYPEISVPALGVLTTCGSSEFGIRPFLNKDLISTMKYMLVWADNEDFKVRRFASEGCRPRLPWASGVPALKKDPSLILPILEKLKDDPEEFVRKSVANNLNDISKDHPELVLDICERWQGNSKNTDWIIKHACRTLLKQGNNRAMLLFGFANPEQMQIKELQFSSLSPAIGDEISFSFNLNLKTKKKQKVRLEYIVHFVKKTGKTSPKVFQMKEVLLAPGIHPIQKKHSFANMSTRKHFSGEHKFQLVVNGEVKAEQIVQLAD; from the coding sequence ATGCCCGAAAAATTAAAAGATATCCTTTTCCCCAAGGAAAAAGTTGAACTGTTTGGCCGTGTTTTAAAAGAAGAATATCCGCCTTTTGATTCTGAAAATTTTGTTGCTTCGGTTTGCGATAAAAATTGGCCTGCCAGAGAATTAAAAGAAAAAATGCGGCACACCACGTTGTGTTTACATAAATATTTACCTGACGATTTTTCAGAAGCAGTCAAAACCCTGCAGAATATTGTACCCAAAGTCACGGGCTTTGAAGCAATAGTTTTGCCTGATTATATTGAAGTTTACGGAATTGACTATCCAGAAATTTCTGTTCCGGCATTGGGAGTTTTAACCACGTGTGGTTCTTCCGAATTTGGTATCCGCCCGTTTTTAAACAAAGACCTGATAAGCACCATGAAATATATGCTTGTGTGGGCCGACAATGAAGATTTTAAAGTCAGGCGATTTGCCAGTGAAGGCTGCCGCCCGCGTTTGCCTTGGGCTTCAGGAGTACCGGCATTAAAAAAAGATCCGTCGCTGATTCTTCCCATTCTGGAAAAACTAAAAGATGACCCGGAAGAATTTGTACGAAAAAGTGTAGCCAATAATCTCAACGATATCTCCAAAGATCATCCGGAACTGGTTTTGGATATTTGCGAACGCTGGCAGGGAAATTCAAAAAACACAGATTGGATTATTAAACACGCGTGCAGAACACTTTTGAAGCAGGGCAACAATAGGGCCATGCTGCTTTTCGGTTTTGCCAACCCGGAACAAATGCAAATTAAAGAGCTTCAGTTTTCAAGTCTTTCTCCTGCTATTGGTGATGAAATATCGTTCTCTTTCAATTTAAATCTAAAAACAAAAAAGAAACAAAAAGTGCGTTTGGAATACATCGTTCATTTTGTAAAAAAAACCGGAAAGACTTCGCCAAAAGTTTTTCAAATGAAGGAAGTTTTGCTGGCTCCGGGGATTCATCCAATTCAGAAAAAACATTCGTTTGCCAACATGTCAACCAGAAAACATTTTTCGGGTGAACATAAATTTCAGCTGGTGGTAAATGGCGAAGTAAAAGCAGAACAAATAGTCCAGCTTGCCGATTAA
- a CDS encoding 1-acyl-sn-glycerol-3-phosphate acyltransferase, translated as MKYEKWSLGYWCLKQYVTFADWLIHKKIKLNGEENIPKKKPILFAPNHQNALSDPMAILLHTPFQPVWLARADIFKSKTVAAILRFLKIMPVYRLRDGKENLAKNDHTFTDSIKVLENNGALALFPEAAHSGKRQMLAHKKAVPRIVFMAEEKAGYKLDIQIVPTGIYYSHYWKFNRSVLVNFGKPIPAQNYLEEYKTNPNSATLALRKAVSDAILPLILNINSKKYYTDFENIREIFGKHFLKTQGKKYSLLNLFQSDQKLVAQLDKLEAEKPEETEKLVSQVKEYQRNLKKHKLRSWVIEKRKSNFINIIGSRLILLIGLPIFLYGFLLNAVPYFTIDRLIRKKVKDRTFWSSFFLVAGIVLFPVIYIIEILALGWLLPSLLWKIIFVVSLPFAGKLAFKWYILLRKIIGRTRFVMLKLTNKKEYQNIVQQQENLFNLLDKLIPD; from the coding sequence ATGAAGTACGAAAAATGGTCGTTAGGATATTGGTGCTTAAAGCAATATGTAACATTTGCTGATTGGCTGATTCACAAAAAAATAAAACTCAACGGAGAAGAAAATATCCCTAAAAAGAAACCCATTCTGTTTGCTCCGAATCATCAAAATGCACTTAGCGATCCGATGGCAATTTTGCTACACACTCCATTTCAACCGGTTTGGCTGGCTCGTGCCGACATTTTTAAATCGAAAACGGTTGCCGCAATTTTACGTTTTCTGAAAATTATGCCCGTATATCGTTTGCGCGACGGAAAAGAAAATCTGGCAAAAAACGACCATACTTTTACTGATTCAATAAAAGTGTTGGAAAATAATGGCGCACTTGCACTTTTCCCGGAAGCGGCCCATTCAGGAAAACGCCAAATGCTGGCACATAAAAAAGCTGTCCCGCGGATTGTTTTTATGGCCGAAGAAAAAGCCGGATATAAGCTGGACATTCAAATTGTTCCCACGGGAATTTACTACAGTCATTACTGGAAATTTAACCGAAGTGTGCTTGTAAATTTTGGCAAACCAATTCCGGCACAAAACTATCTGGAAGAATACAAAACCAATCCAAATTCGGCAACTCTGGCGCTTCGGAAGGCAGTTTCAGATGCAATTCTGCCGCTAATTCTGAATATCAACAGCAAAAAATATTATACTGATTTTGAAAACATCCGGGAAATTTTTGGGAAACACTTTTTAAAGACGCAAGGCAAGAAATATTCGCTGCTAAATCTTTTTCAGTCGGACCAAAAGCTGGTTGCACAACTAGACAAACTGGAGGCTGAAAAACCAGAAGAAACAGAAAAACTCGTTTCGCAGGTAAAAGAATATCAACGCAACTTAAAGAAACACAAACTCAGAAGCTGGGTGATTGAAAAACGAAAAAGCAATTTTATAAATATCATTGGAAGCCGACTTATACTTCTGATCGGCTTACCTATTTTTCTTTATGGATTTTTACTAAACGCCGTCCCCTATTTTACGATTGACCGTTTAATTCGTAAAAAAGTAAAAGACAGGACATTTTGGAGTTCGTTCTTCCTGGTTGCCGGCATTGTACTTTTTCCGGTAATTTATATTATTGAGATATTGGCGCTGGGCTGGCTGCTACCTTCTTTATTGTGGAAAATAATTTTTGTTGTGAGTTTACCTTTTGCCGGGAAACTGGCATTTAAATGGTATATTTTACTTCGGAAAATTATTGGAAGAACACGTTTCGTTATGTTAAAACTGACGAATAAAAAAGAATATCAAAACATCGTTCAGCAACAGGAAAATCTTTTCAACCTATTAGACAAATTAATTCCGGACTAA
- a CDS encoding DEAD/DEAH box helicase — protein sequence MKRSFEDLKISKAILRSLDEIGFTEPTPIQRKAIPRISSGVNVVGIAQTGTGKTAAYLLPLFTKLKKAEGVDPRVVILVPTRELSIQVGEDIEELTTYSDLRHAAIFGGIGWTKHAELVTPGIDILVATPGRLRDLYRAGVLSLKKVKFLVIDEADRMLDMGFLPQLRQLQEILPGKRQNLLFSATFPETVEKMAEEFLDHYEKVGVAPSATPVELVTQKAYEVPNYRTKLNLIQHLLKDEETFSRVIIFVKTKEHAEGVFKVIKRKTEGEKRILHSNKAQNTRINAIKAFKDGEIRILISTDVSARGLDASLVSHVINFDLPNNYDDYIHRIGRTARAGNKGDAITLIEPSDEWHFEKIQELIRMEIPKEEMPGEVTIVETDFEEKQKQLREIDRQRKIDDPTYQGAFHEKKKRTGPKKTYIDKFKRTKPRQKRSRRRR from the coding sequence ATGAAAAGATCTTTTGAAGATTTAAAAATATCGAAAGCCATTTTAAGGTCGCTTGACGAGATTGGTTTTACTGAACCAACTCCTATCCAGAGAAAAGCGATTCCCCGGATTAGTTCGGGAGTAAATGTGGTTGGAATTGCTCAAACCGGAACAGGCAAAACAGCGGCTTATCTTTTACCTTTGTTTACAAAATTAAAAAAGGCAGAAGGCGTTGATCCGCGGGTGGTAATTTTAGTTCCAACCCGGGAGCTTTCGATTCAGGTTGGCGAAGATATTGAAGAATTGACAACATATTCCGATTTGAGGCATGCTGCAATTTTTGGAGGAATCGGCTGGACAAAACATGCAGAACTGGTTACACCGGGAATTGATATTTTGGTTGCAACACCGGGCCGGCTCCGGGATTTGTACCGTGCAGGAGTACTTTCTCTGAAAAAGGTAAAGTTTCTTGTTATCGACGAAGCCGACCGAATGCTTGATATGGGATTTTTACCACAACTTAGGCAACTCCAGGAGATTCTTCCGGGTAAAAGGCAAAACCTTCTTTTTTCTGCCACCTTCCCGGAAACAGTGGAAAAAATGGCGGAAGAATTTTTGGATCATTACGAAAAAGTGGGAGTAGCTCCGTCGGCAACGCCTGTGGAATTGGTTACACAAAAAGCCTATGAAGTTCCGAATTACAGGACGAAGCTGAACCTGATTCAGCATTTGTTAAAAGATGAAGAGACTTTTTCGCGGGTTATTATTTTTGTAAAAACAAAGGAACATGCGGAAGGTGTTTTTAAAGTGATTAAGCGTAAAACTGAGGGGGAAAAACGAATTTTGCACTCGAACAAAGCGCAGAATACGCGGATAAATGCGATAAAAGCTTTCAAAGACGGAGAGATCCGGATTCTGATTTCTACTGATGTTTCTGCCCGTGGATTAGATGCCAGTTTAGTGAGCCATGTTATTAATTTTGATCTTCCGAATAATTATGACGATTATATTCACCGGATTGGAAGAACTGCACGTGCCGGAAACAAGGGGGACGCTATTACACTTATTGAGCCCTCGGATGAATGGCATTTTGAAAAAATTCAGGAGCTGATTCGCATGGAAATTCCGAAGGAAGAGATGCCCGGAGAAGTTACAATTGTTGAAACGGATTTTGAGGAAAAACAGAAACAGCTCCGCGAAATCGATCGTCAGCGAAAAATTGATGACCCAACTTACCAGGGCGCTTTTCATGAAAAGAAAAAAAGAACCGGCCCTAAAAAGACTTATATCGATAAATTTAAACGTACAAAACCACGGCAAAAACGCTCAAGGAGAAGAAGGTAA
- a CDS encoding ATP-binding cassette domain-containing protein: MNHILEADSIIFEYGQRRVLADVYLQCKTGETLGILGRNGSGKSTLLRIIFGDLQTYNKSVRIDGRTIHEAYKGNGLISYLPQFNFLPKSIPIKRIFNHFQLDFSDFLKYFNQFDRYYKSGVNKLSGGEIRILELYLILTIQSMFCMLDEPFTHIMPAHVEIVKSLIQREKQNKGIILVDHYYNDILDVSDKIILLHNAATIPVKGKLDLKQLGYIY; encoded by the coding sequence ATGAATCATATTCTGGAAGCTGATAGTATTATTTTTGAATACGGACAGAGGAGAGTGTTGGCGGATGTTTATTTGCAATGTAAAACAGGCGAAACTCTGGGAATCCTGGGCAGAAATGGTTCTGGGAAATCTACTCTTTTACGGATTATTTTTGGCGATCTGCAAACATACAATAAATCGGTTCGGATAGATGGCCGTACAATTCACGAAGCGTATAAAGGGAACGGACTCATCAGTTATTTGCCGCAGTTTAATTTTCTCCCAAAATCAATTCCGATAAAAAGAATTTTTAATCATTTCCAGCTTGACTTTTCTGATTTCCTTAAATACTTCAACCAGTTTGACAGATATTATAAATCCGGAGTCAACAAGTTGTCAGGAGGCGAAATACGGATTCTGGAATTGTATTTGATTCTCACAATTCAATCAATGTTTTGTATGCTCGACGAGCCTTTTACTCACATCATGCCGGCTCATGTTGAAATTGTTAAAAGTTTAATTCAACGTGAAAAGCAAAATAAGGGAATAATACTGGTTGACCATTATTATAATGACATTCTGGATGTAAGTGACAAAATTATTTTGTTGCACAATGCAGCAACAATTCCGGTTAAAGGAAAATTGGACTTAAAACAATTAGGTTACATTTATTAA
- a CDS encoding bile acid:sodium symporter family protein — protein sequence MREALEVLDNVRLNFSQSGLFALNVTIAFIMFGVALDIKLQHFKDVIMKPKSALVGVLSQFLLLPLVTLAFILILNPTPTVALGMILIASCPGGNISNFMSALAKGNVALSVSLTAVATLAATFMTPVNFAIWGKIYLNQYNASAGAGNYLVPIEIDFFQMVQTVVVLLGIPVVLGVLFSQYLPRFTARIKKPIRQLSIIIFIAFVVILLSANFDHFMKFIHLVFIIVLIHNAIALGTGFSISTLFRLPRVDRRTISLETGIQNSGLALVLMFNPKIFPPELELGGMTIIAAWWGVWHIISGLAISTIWSKKPLTQPATSNG from the coding sequence ATGAGAGAGGCATTGGAAGTTCTTGATAATGTTAGACTAAATTTTTCCCAATCTGGTTTATTTGCTTTAAATGTCACCATTGCATTTATAATGTTTGGTGTAGCGCTTGACATTAAACTCCAACATTTTAAGGATGTCATTATGAAACCCAAATCGGCATTGGTAGGAGTCTTGTCTCAATTCCTACTGCTTCCTCTTGTTACTTTGGCTTTTATTTTGATATTAAACCCAACTCCTACAGTAGCTTTGGGCATGATACTTATAGCATCGTGCCCCGGCGGCAACATTTCGAATTTTATGAGTGCACTGGCAAAAGGAAACGTTGCACTATCAGTAAGTTTAACGGCAGTTGCGACACTGGCAGCAACCTTTATGACTCCTGTAAACTTCGCCATCTGGGGAAAAATTTATTTAAACCAATACAATGCCTCAGCAGGCGCCGGTAATTATCTTGTCCCTATCGAAATAGATTTTTTCCAAATGGTACAAACTGTAGTTGTTTTGCTGGGAATACCCGTTGTATTGGGAGTTTTATTTTCACAATATCTTCCCCGGTTTACTGCCAGAATAAAAAAACCAATCAGACAGCTTTCTATTATTATTTTTATTGCATTTGTAGTTATCTTATTATCTGCAAATTTCGACCATTTTATGAAATTTATTCACCTTGTGTTTATAATCGTTCTTATCCACAACGCTATTGCTTTGGGAACAGGCTTTTCTATTTCAACCCTGTTTCGTTTACCCAGAGTCGACAGAAGAACAATTTCATTGGAAACAGGTATTCAAAACTCAGGATTAGCTTTGGTTTTAATGTTTAATCCCAAAATATTTCCACCTGAACTTGAGTTGGGAGGAATGACAATTATTGCAGCCTGGTGGGGAGTGTGGCATATTATCAGTGGTTTGGCAATTTCTACGATTTGGTCTAAAAAGCCATTAACACAACCTGCCACCTCAAACGGGTAA
- the aroB gene encoding 3-dehydroquinate synthase: MGNSKIYSKIIYSRQLENELSEWIKKYPKGKVFLATEETVNQLRVSKFDHFFLKKGIQKVVIPSGENNKKIESVAKIWEFLSKNGGDRKSLLINIGGGMLTDLAGFAATTFKRGIDFLNVPTTLLSQVDASVGGKTGINFNRLKNEVGTFKEPVAVIINTDFLQTIDKQNFTSGFAEMIKHGLIYSPEHLEELKAFDFENINYDLLQEIIRHSVNVKEYFVSNDLTENNIRKALNYGHTVGHAFESIAMEQKRPILHGYAVAYGMIAELFLSAEICNFPKTDFDKINGWLLKVYGKFDISEKDFDRLFELMTHDKKNESGRINFTLLRAVGKIEINQNCDKELIFDALRYFANL; this comes from the coding sequence ATGGGAAATTCAAAAATTTATTCCAAAATAATTTACAGTCGCCAGTTAGAAAACGAACTTTCAGAATGGATAAAAAAGTATCCGAAGGGCAAAGTTTTTTTGGCTACAGAAGAAACAGTTAATCAACTCCGGGTATCAAAATTCGACCATTTCTTTTTGAAAAAAGGAATTCAGAAAGTGGTAATTCCTTCAGGCGAAAACAACAAAAAAATTGAATCTGTTGCAAAAATCTGGGAATTCCTCTCTAAAAACGGAGGCGACAGAAAATCGCTTTTAATTAATATTGGTGGCGGAATGCTCACTGATTTGGCCGGTTTTGCAGCTACTACTTTTAAACGTGGCATTGATTTTCTCAATGTTCCAACAACACTGCTTTCGCAAGTTGATGCGTCGGTTGGTGGAAAAACCGGAATCAATTTTAACAGATTAAAAAATGAAGTTGGAACGTTTAAAGAACCTGTGGCAGTTATTATCAATACCGATTTTTTGCAAACCATCGACAAACAAAATTTCACTTCGGGTTTTGCTGAAATGATAAAACATGGTTTGATTTACAGTCCGGAACATCTGGAAGAATTAAAAGCTTTTGATTTCGAAAATATAAATTACGATTTGTTGCAGGAAATTATTCGGCATTCAGTAAATGTGAAGGAATATTTTGTAAGCAACGATCTCACTGAAAATAATATTCGCAAAGCATTAAATTACGGACACACAGTTGGGCACGCTTTTGAAAGTATTGCAATGGAGCAAAAACGCCCGATTTTGCACGGTTACGCTGTTGCTTACGGAATGATTGCGGAACTTTTTCTTTCGGCAGAAATATGCAATTTCCCAAAAACCGATTTTGATAAGATTAATGGATGGCTTTTAAAAGTCTATGGAAAATTCGACATTTCGGAAAAGGATTTCGACCGGCTTTTTGAATTGATGACACACGATAAAAAGAATGAATCGGGAAGAATAAATTTCACGCTTCTTCGCGCTGTCGGAAAAATTGAAATCAACCAAAACTGCGACAAAGAGTTAATTTTTGACGCTTTAAGATATTTTGCAAATTTATAA
- the dprA gene encoding DNA-processing protein DprA, with translation MDDNLIYKIALSMIPGVGGILARNLVSYIGSVEGVFKESKKALLKIPGIGEVNVKRISNKEIFERAERELKFIHKENINSLFYTDKNYPRRLKNCVDAPVLIYTKGNIKLDEQRVISIVGTRNATDYGKQVCEELIQQFSERKYPILIVSGLAYGIDVHAHKSALNYNLPTVGVVAHGLDKLYPSLHKEIASKMLENGGLLSDFPSETKIDPPNFLRRNRIIAGMADATIVVESAEKGGALVTADIAFSYNRDVFAFPGRAGDTYSKGCNKLIRNNGASLITGIDDLEFFMGWEIDDKEKVVQPSLFVELTKDEEKVVDLLKENSELFIDQISSKLSMPVSRVSALLLNMEFKNILKALPGKMYRLK, from the coding sequence ATGGACGACAATCTAATCTACAAAATTGCACTTTCTATGATTCCAGGAGTGGGAGGTATTCTCGCCCGGAATCTGGTTTCGTATATTGGTAGTGTTGAAGGTGTTTTTAAAGAATCGAAAAAAGCACTTCTGAAAATACCCGGAATTGGAGAAGTTAATGTAAAACGAATAAGCAATAAGGAAATTTTTGAACGTGCAGAGAGAGAGCTAAAATTCATTCATAAGGAAAACATTAATAGCCTTTTTTATACCGACAAGAATTATCCCCGACGGTTAAAAAATTGCGTTGATGCTCCTGTTTTGATTTATACAAAAGGAAATATAAAATTGGATGAGCAACGTGTAATTTCGATTGTTGGAACCCGGAATGCTACCGACTACGGAAAGCAGGTTTGTGAGGAATTAATTCAACAATTTTCTGAACGTAAATATCCGATTTTAATTGTAAGCGGACTGGCATATGGAATTGATGTTCATGCACACAAATCGGCATTGAATTACAATTTGCCAACGGTAGGTGTTGTTGCGCATGGATTGGATAAATTATATCCGTCGTTGCACAAAGAAATTGCTTCAAAAATGCTGGAGAATGGTGGTTTGTTAAGTGATTTTCCAAGCGAAACAAAAATTGATCCTCCCAATTTTTTGCGCCGGAACCGGATAATTGCCGGCATGGCAGATGCAACTATTGTGGTTGAATCGGCGGAAAAAGGCGGTGCGCTGGTTACTGCCGATATTGCATTTTCATATAATCGCGATGTTTTCGCATTTCCGGGCAGGGCGGGCGATACTTATTCAAAAGGATGTAATAAGTTGATTCGAAATAACGGTGCCAGTTTAATCACGGGAATTGATGATTTAGAGTTTTTTATGGGGTGGGAGATAGATGATAAAGAAAAAGTAGTTCAACCGAGTTTATTTGTTGAGTTGACAAAAGACGAAGAGAAAGTTGTTGATTTGTTGAAAGAGAACAGTGAACTTTTTATTGATCAGATTTCTTCCAAACTTTCAATGCCCGTAAGTCGTGTTTCAGCGTTGTTGCTAAATATGGAATTCAAAAATATTTTAAAAGCTTTGCCCGGGAAGATGTATCGATTGAAGTAG